CTACGCTCTCAGCTGACCGGCGGTCGGCTGATGCTCACCCCAGGAGTCAGCCAACTGGCTCCGCTCGACCGGCTGGCGGTGCTGAACCTGATGCGCGATTTTAGCGCGTTCACGCCGGACAACGATCCTCACGGCGAGCACGACTTCGGCAGCGTCGAGCACAAGGGCACGCGCTACTTCTGGAAGATCGACTACTACGACCTCCAGTTGGCGATGCACTCGCCGGACCCGGCCGATCCGGCGGTGACCGTCCGGGTCCTCACGCTGATGCGCGCCGACGAGTACTAACCGGCTGCGCTGCCCGAACCGCCCTCCGGGGCGGTTTCAGCTTTGGCCATCATGTGGGCCTTCACCCGATTGATCGCCTTACGGTTCTTCCGTGCAAACCGCTGCAGGTGCTCGAATGCTGTCGCGCTCGATTTCGCTTCGATAAAGCGCTGCTGCCACTCCGGCATACCCTCAATCACAGCCAGAGAGTCGATAATTTTTTCGCGGAGGATCTTTTTGGGATAGCGCCCCAATAGGCCTCCATTCAAGGCAACTGTCCGCAGCTCAAGAAAATTCATAAACTCCAGGAAGGCAGCATCCTGCTCGTCCGGCTTGTCACGAGAACGAAGTAGCGCCTGCTCACGCTCAGTCACAGCATTGAACAGCTCTTGCAGGGCCTGCAAATCACCTGCCTTGCGGCCCGCTCGTAGTTGAGCACCGACGTAGAAGAGGGCTGCAAGAGCGATAAGCGCTTGTAGTGCAGTGCCAGCAGCCGACAGTGCAGCCCACTGTTTTTCATCGAGCAGAGCGTAGACTGCGCTTGCGCCCTGGCTGAGCAGCGATAGTGCCGAGTCCAATCTCAGGACTTCCCTGTTGCCAAGGGACGCTGAACCACTGGCGGCGGTGCCGGTTGCGCAGGCTGTGCCTGCTGGGGCAGCGCCGATTGCAGCAAGCGCTGTGGCAAGCGCTGTGGCAAGCTGCGGCGCAGGTTATCGGATGTCATGCCACCATAGAAACTCATATGCTGATCGAGCAGATCGTCGACGTGCAGGGGGGCAAGCCTGGGCAGTTTAGGGATCATAGCGTCGGCTTAGTCCTTCTTTTGAGGAGGGGGTGGTGCGGCCGGAGGAGCTGCGGGGGCTGCGGGAGCCGGTGGCGTAGGACGCAATGCGCCGCTGAGGTTGGCTGAAGTCAGCCCACGCTGCAGCAACGTCGACGATAAGCCATCATTGGCTTGCGTCGGACGACTCGGTTGAGGTCGATCGGGACGGCGAGCTGTCAAATGTAACTCCTAAAGGTTTGATACGCTTGAATTAAGCGGTGAATGTAGCCCGAAACCACTTGCGGAACAAACAGGAAACGCACTAGCTTGTGTTGCAAGTGGAACGTGCAGGGGGGTGAATCAGTGAGGGTCGGAGTCAGCGGGCATCAGGCACGGCCAGGCATCGACTGGAACTGGGTAGCTGATGCAGTTCGAGCAGAGTTGGCTCAGTGCTCGACCATCACTCAGGCGCTTACCTCACTCGCTGTCGGAAGTGACCAGATATTTGCACAATGCGCACTAGAGATGAATGTGCCTGTTCTCGCTGTGATCCCTATCCACAACTATGAGAGTTTCTTCGAAGGGGACGGACTCGCCCGTTACCGCGAGCTTCTCGCCGCTAGTGAGCGGCTCGATCTTAACACCACCGACGAGCCCGAACCGGCCTTCTATGCAGCTGGGCGTTATATCGTTGAGCGTTGCGATCTCCTGTTGGCTATTTGGGACGGTAAGCCTGCTGCTGGTTTGGGTGGAACCGGTGATGCTGTTGAGTACGCTCTTCAGCAGGGTAGATCCTGCATTATAATTGATCCAATCCAGAAGACCGTTAGCCGCATCAACCGTGGAGAATGAGACCTGATGGCCAAAAAACGTGTGTTTGTCAGCTTCGATTACGATCACGATCAATTTCTGAAAACCGCTATCGTCGGTCAGGCGAAGCTGGCGGACAGTCCTTTCGAACTGGCCGACTGGTCAATCAAGGAGCATCTGACGGGTGACTGGAAGGCTAAGGCCCGCACACGGATCAGGAGCGTCGACATCGTCATCATCATGTGTGGCCAGCACACCCACACAGCTGCTGGTGTAAATGCAGAAATGAAAATCGCGCAGGAGGAAGGGGTGACCTACTTCCTACTCAAAGGGTACGCCGACAAGACATGTACAAAGCCTTTGAGCGCAACGAGCCGGGACAATCTCTACGCATGGACTTGGGATAATCTGAAGAAGCTCATCGGTGGAGCTCGCTAGCCATGAAGAAGGCCCTGGTTGTCGGGATTGACGACTACCATTCCGCACCTTTGCAAGGGTGCGTGAACGATGCATCTTCCGTAGCGCAGCTTCTCGAGCGCAATGGTGACGGTTCCCCGAACTTCTCCGTCAGGCTGCTCACCAGTGACAAGCTTGAGGTCAATGCACAGGTTCTGCTGCAGGCCATCACTGAGCTTTTCAGCGGCGATGCCGATACGGCTCTGCTGTTTTTTGCTGGGCATGGGATCATCAACCCGGAAACGAATGCCGGCTATATCGTCAGTCAGGACGGGCGGAAGCCCAGTTGGGGAGTCACGCTATCTGACATCCTCCATCTGGCCAACCAAGCGTACCCGCGCGTGAAGTCGAGCGTGATCATCCTAGACAGCTGTCAATCCGGCTATGCTGGTGAAATCCAAGGACTTGGTTCGGCAGCGAACCAACCGTCGGTGATCGGTAACGGAGTAACAATCCTGACCGCTTCACATCGGGAGGGTACTGCCGCCGAAGAGGATGGGCATGGACTCTTCACTAGCATCCTCCTTGATGGTTTGAGCGGTAGCTCGGCTGATGTAATCGGCCGGATTACGCCGGCATCCGTGTACTCCCATATCGATCAGACGCTTGGGCCTTGGAAACAGCGTCCTGTTTACAAGGCGAACGTGCAAACCTTTGTAACGCTACGCAATGTGGCTCCAAAGATCCCCCACGAGGTGCTGCGACGACTGCCAGAGTACTTTCCAGACCCGGCGCACGTGTTTCAACTGGATCCATCCTACGAGCCTGACCGTGAGAATGTGCCGGAGCGCGTTAAGCACATCCCGGTCGACGAAGATCACAAGCGTATCTTCAAGGAGCTACAGCTTTGTAATCGGCATGGTCTCATCGTGCCCGTCGATGCTGAGCACATGTACTATGCTGCGATAGACTCCAAAGGATGTCGTCTTTCTGCGCTTGGTGCCCACTACAGAAAGCTCGCGATCCTTGGGCGTATATAGATAAGTGAGGGGATATGAAGGTCTTCCTTTCTCATCAAAAGGCCGACTCTGAGACTGCAGGGATTATCGCAACTAGATTGAAGCTTTATCACCAAATTGACGTCTATCTGGACGTTGTTGATCCAAACGCGTCAACAACGGGAGACGATCTAGGAGAGTACTTGCGCCAGCAGCTCTCAATTTGCACCCAGCTGATGGCAGTTGTGTCCGCTGCAACGAAAACCTCGTGGTGGGTACCGTGGGAAATTGGTGTTGCTACCGAGAAGGATTATCCGATCGCCACCTTTGCGGGAGGCTACACGACGCTGCCCGAATATCTGCGCAAGTGGCCTTACCTTCAGTCCATGAGTGATGTCGATGCTTATGCTGAGGCAAGCAAGATGGCACAGCGCGAGTTCAAGAACCGGAGAACCTATCAAACGGATAGCTTAGCGCGGCGTAGCTCTACAAAAGACTTTTATCGCGTGTTGCGCTCAAGCCTACGTCAGTGACTTTGGTTAAGGCATATCCGTGGTCCTCGGCAAGCCTACTGAGACGTGTGGCCGCCCTGTCCTCTGCTGCGCAGCGCCTCGTTTCGCTAGTGGGCAGACCGTCAGGATGCGGACTGACGCTACAAGGACAAAGCGTCTAGGATCCAGATAACGACAATGCCCCTCCCCGGTAACACCCGGAGATGGAGGAACCTACACAGAACATCGCCTGAAAGCTGCCCACCCGTTCCTTATCTGGTTCCCGGCCGGGCTTTTGCGTTGAGGCCCGGTGGCGGGCGCGGCATACGCCAGCCGCGCCCCTGCCTCGCTGGAGTGGGATCAAGACCAGTGCTTTGCGATTGAGCCACTGCCAGGGCGCAACACTGCCTTTCCGGAAATCCGCTTTTACGATTATACGCTGATGAGCAGCTGTCAGGTGCGCCAGGTGCTGGCGATCATACAGGGGCAGAGACAGGTGGCCCCGGCTCATCCCCGGACGACGTCGCTACGGAACCAGGCCCTACGGGTACGGCCGCCGGCATCCCAGAGGGACCCTGCCTCAGCGGTTCGGCCGCGATGATGATCCCGCTTCTGTGCGCCGCCTCGAGGGCGGCGCTGCTGTATGTTTAAATACGATTTTGCGACTCTGCGGTTTTCTGGAAATGTGTCCCAGAGGTAACAGGCATCGTGCGCAGCGTTAACGAACCGTTGGCAGAGGCGTGTTTGTGTGAAATCGTGAACCTACAGAAACGGGTTTGCAGAAAATCGTAAATCCGACGATACGCAAATCCAGAAAGGCGGCGCATGATCATCGGGGTGCTCAACCAGAAAGGCGGAGTCGGTAAAACGACCCTCGCCACCAACCTGGCGGCGGTCATCGCCAAGGCCGGCTACCGTGTGCTGCTGGTCGACGCCGACCCGCAGGGCAGCTCTATGGCTTGGTCGTCCGTGCGCGAGGCCGAGCCGCTGTTCCCGGTGATCAGCATGGCCAAGCCAACCCTGCACCGCGACCTGCCGGAGATCGCGGCCGACTACGATGTGGTGATTATCGACGGCGCACCCAGGGTCAACGACCTCGGCCGCGCTGCGATCCTGGCCAGCGATGTGGTGCTCATGCCGGTGCAGCCGTCGCCCTACGACGTATGGGCCTCGGCCGACACGGTGCAACTGGTCAAGGAGGCCCAGCAGTTTAAGGAAAACATCAAACCCGTTTTTGTGGTGAACCGCAAAATCGTAAATACGGCGATCGGGCGCGATGTGCATAATGCCCTGTCCCAGTTCGAATTTCCGATCCTGCCGGTGGAGATTTGCCAGCGCGTCGGCTTCGCCGAGAGCGCCAGCCAAGGCATGTCCGTGATCGAGACGGACCCCAAGAGCGATGCCGCACAGGAAATCAGCCAGCTGGCCGCCCAGCTTGTCGACATGAAAGCCAAACCCAAGACCAAGAAGGAAAGGAAGGCCGCATGAGCAAGGGAGCCAAGCAGGTCTCGTTCAAGGTGCCCGCATCCAAGCTGGCGCCGGCTGCCGACGCCTGGATCGCCAACCGCGGTGCCGAGCCCACGACTACGGATAGGGAAGGGGGCTCCGTGACCGCCCTCAAGGCTGTTGAAGCCGCTCCGGCGCCGGAGCCGAAGGAGAAGATGTCCCGCTTCACCATCGACGTGCCGGAAAGCCTGCACCGCCGTGTGAAGATGCAGTGCGCGGCACGCGGTCAGAAGATGGCCGACATGATGCGGGATCTGCTCGAGCGCGAGTTCCCGACATCGTAAATCCGCTGATGCAGAATTCCGCTTTTACGATCTTCCGGAAATCCTGGTGTGAGTGATCCCGTCCGTCTCGACCTGATGCCCCTCGACGCGTTCGGGGCCCTCGGGCTGCATGAGAAGAACGCCTACCTGCAGGCGCTGGCGGACACGTTCTGCGCCAGGACCGGCCGCGAGACCCTTGTCCTCAACAAGGACGCGCTGAGCCGCCTCCGGCGCTTCTACAGCCGGCGCAGCCTGGCTGACCTCAAGGTCGGGCCTGAGCCGACAGACCCGATCGGCATCGCCCTCAAAGCGCTCGGTGATGCGGTCAAGCTCAACGAGCGCCAACCCGATATCGTCGGCGCGCTGGTCTCTGAGCTGCCGGCGCCGGTGATGCGTGAGGCGCCCGACGACGACGCCCAGCTCGCGTTCTTCGTGCCCAACATCTACGACGCGCCGCTCAAGGACGACGTCAACCTGATGGATGTCGCGCCATTCTCGCTCGGCAAGGCCAAGCGGGAAGGGGTCATCCGTTACGAGCTGAAGGACTGCATCATCACGATCGATGGCAGCGCCTCAGCCGGCCTCGCCACCGTGTTCGACTACGACATCTTCCTGCACATGGTTTCGAGCCTCGCCGATGAGGCCAACCGGTACCGCCGAGCGTTGGAGAAAGGACTTCGTATCGATGTACCGGCGCGGGTCTACCGACCTAATGCTGCGCACATCCTCAAGTTCTGCCGTCGCTCCAACGGCGGCAAACAGTACAAGGACCTCGAGGCCGCGCTGGACCGACTCAAGGGCACCAGCGTCAAGGTGGTCAATCTCGGCAACGGCAATCGCCGTGAGATGATCTCGATGTCGCTGATCCAGGACTACCGGACAGTCAGCCGCACCACGACAGGCAACGTCGACCAGGTCGAAATCGAGATCCCCGATTGGGTCTACGATGGCGTGGTGCGCCAGAAGGGAAACCCGCAGATCCTGACCTTGAACGCCGACTACTTCCTGATTTCACAGGGGCTTGGCCGCTACCTTTATCGGCTGTCCAAGCGTGCTGCCGGCAAAACCGTCGCCCGCTACGGAATGACCGAAATCCACAAGCGCAGCGGCTCCAAACAAGCTCTGCCGCAGTTTGCCCATCAGGTGCGCAAATTCGTTGAAAGCACCAAGATCGCGCCGTTGCCCGAATACGACCTAGAGATCATCCCCGGCAAACGCGAAGACGTGCTTATCATGCGGGCGCGCGGCACCGAAACCTTGCACGCAGGTGCCGTGGTCGCCCCCGAGCTTCCGTTCGACTGACTCCGTTTTTGTCAGCGATTTTTGTCAAAACCGTACTTCGCCAATCGGGGCAGCAGCGGGCCGAAGGCCACAGCCGCGCTGTGGATAATTCTTGTCAATGCCGTACTTCATCAACCAAAAACCGTACATCATAAATGTCAAACCGTACTTCGCCTATGACAAGCCGTACATCATAAATCTGAGGGCCGTACTTCGCCAATCAAGGATGGCCTCAAGTCACTGATTTTAACCAATGTTTTTTGTCAGAGGGGCAGGTCGCTAATGCCTAAAACTCTTAAAGTCTTTTAAAACACTCTAAAACACCGGTTCTGTGGATAACTTCGGGGTTGCACCGTTACGAAAACTGGTGCAGCAGCCCGATTCGACCTATCTGGCAAATCCAGTGCAACGGAAAGCCCGCCCCTTTTTGGCTCCGCCAAAAACCCGCTCCCCCACCCAATGCGGAAGCCGCCTCCGGCGGCTGATTCCAAAATGGGTCCTCCTAACGGCGAACAAGAGGGGCTGCCGGGACTGTGGGTGGCAGATCGACCTCAGTGGCCCCTGGAGACGTTTTGGGCTGCTCAGCCGACAGAGAGCGGCAAGAGGCTTGAAAAACCCGCTACAGCCCTCCTGAGAGGCTTTGTCCCGCGCCTTGCGCGGGGAGGATGATGGTGCGGTCGCTCTGCGACCGCTGAACCAGCCTGACTCGAGATGGAGGAAGCTGGAGACATCGGCGCAGGACCGGACCAGGGGGCCCATGTTCTGGCAGCCGGTTTTGTCAAAACCGTACATCATCAATGCGCTTGGCCGATAGGTTGGGGAGGTCAGACCAACCAACCGGGTGCCACCTAAGGTTCTACATGGGCGCCCGCAAAATCGTATTTCTGTAAATCCGATTTGCAGGATTTGCAGAATTATGTGTGCGAGATGGCTAATGGGGTAGAGGTTGAGCGGTGCCGATTGGCCGCTAAGGACCATACGCGCGTGCGGTAATCACGGATGGCGTGGATATAATGGCATCAACGGTGACAGCCATCCCACAGGTGAAATGGCTGCCGATCCCTTCACGGTCATCGCCATCCCTGGCTGTACCGTGAGATCATGCTGACACAAAAAACCGATCCCTTCGAGAAAATCCTAGCGGGGGTACGGGGGCCGGTAATGAGGCCCCCGCGCGCGTAGCGCGTGGAAAGGCTCGCGCCGTAGGCGCGACCGCATCGCCCCGCGCAGCGGGGCGATCGTTTTTTAGGGCGTGAAACCAACGGCGCCCGTGAAACCGCAGTAACCCCCTGCAGTGTCCGTCCACACCTGCACGGCAACCATGCCGCCGATTCCGCCGAAGATCAGGCCCACTCCGGTCGGCCGCGTCCACGGGAAAATGGCGAGGAAGACTCCAAGCACCATCAACAGCTGGCTCAGCCCCGGCCCGAGGCTGTTGATGATCGGGTGCCCAATCGAGCAGGCGAGCCAACGCGGGACCCCGGTGTCGAACCCGAGCCAGTGCAGTCCGGCAACCGTACCCCCAGCGATCACAAACAGGGCCAAGCCACTGACCAGATCATCGTCGAGGGAACGGCTGCGCATGAGGTGAGCCTTCTGCATGGGTGTTGGCTGAATGGGTGCTGCGGACACAGGCAGCTGCAAAAGAAGGTCTAGCGTTTTGTAATGGCGCACTTATACATTGGGTATCCAACATAGGTGCGCCCCGGCCACAGGCCGTGGGCGTTGCGGTGGCAACGGAGGGCGCAGTGGCATCTTTCCACTTCTCGGCCCAGGTCATCGGAAGGGCGAAGGGGCGGTCGGCAATCGCCGCTGCGGCGTACCGTGCTGGCGAACGGCTGAGAGACGATCAGACCGGCGCGGAACACGACTTCACTCGCCGTCAGGGCGTCGTGCACACCGAGATCATGCTGCCAGACGGGGCTGCACCCTGGCTGGCCGACCGACAGAACCTCTGGAACCACGTCCACCAGATCGAGACTCGCCGCGACGCTCAACTCGCCCGCGAGATCAATCTGGCCCTGCCGCATGAACTCCCAGCCGAGGAGCGGCTGGCCTTGTTGCGTAACTTCATCCGCACCGCGTTCACCGACCGCGGCATGGTCGCGGACTTCGCCATCCACGCACCGACCGATAACGATCCGCGCAACCATCACGCCCACGTGATGCTCACCCTGCGGAAGGCCACGCCGACGGGTCTGTACCGGGTCAAAACCCGGGAGTGGAACTCGGACGCTCTGCTCAACACCTGGCGTGAAAGCTGGGCGACTTGGCAGAACCACTACCTTGCCCGTGGCCAGCATGAAGCGCGGGTTGATCACCGCACACTTGCGGTTCAGCAGGCGGATGCCCGGAACCGCGGCGACCGACTGGCTGCCGCAAGTCTTGACCGGCCGCCGGAAATCCACGTAGGCCCGCGGGCGCAGAACGCGGCGAGGCGTGGGGCTAAGCCGAAGAGCCTGCCGCGGACTGATCTGACCGCCCGCCCCCAAGGCGGCGCCTGGCGCTCCGCGAAGGCTGGCGGGAACCGGCAGCGCGATATCACCTACCCACAGATCGATCGAGGCTCCCGGGCTGCCTACAACGCGCGCCGCGGCGCCCTTGCCGCGGCCGCAGTCTCCCGCCACGTCGAAACCGTCCGGGCGCGCACGGCGCGGCTGAGGCTGATTGAAGGGCGCTACCTCAAGGCACTGCGGGCAACCAAGGAAGGCCTGCGCGACCTGCCGCGCGAACGTGGAGGCTTCCGGCGCTCGGGTGATCCGGCGCAACGCGCCAATCGCCTGGCCCTCATGTTGAATCGTCGTGCCCATCTACTGCGTCGGCTCCAGCTGCTGCGGTTGCTGTTGGGGCGGACCGACACGATCCTTAGCGGCCTGTTTCAGGTGCAGGATCGCGCGTTTGGACGAAGCCGCATCCTCACGGATCGGCTGTTGCCGCGGGCTAACGCGAGCGTGCGCGTGAACCTCCGGCCCGGGCGTAGCCGGGACCTGCTGTGGTAGGTGCGTCCGGCATGTCGTCGTCATCACCGAACCACCTGCTGGTGGGCAGAGTCACCACCACACCTTCAGCCTGCCGCCACGCATCGTAGAGGCCACGCCAGCGCCACTCCTTGTAGTAGCGGACCTTGGTGCCCTTGATCGGCGCACCGACCTGGTCGGGCATCATAATGATGCACTGGTTCGGGTTCATGAACCGCACCTCAGCAGCATCCAGCAGATCCCGGCCGGTTTCCGACTGGCCGTCCTGATGCTGCGCCCGGACCAGGCTCAAATTGCCGGCGGCAGTGCCGTAGGAGCTCGACATCACCGTCTGACGGCCGATGCCTTCGGCTACCTCACGGGCCGTCCGCGTGTCGGACACCCCGAACATCACCTGGGCGCCGGATCCGGCGATGAACGTGGTCGCGGTCTCCTGACCATAGAGCGCGCGCAGCTGGCCGAGGTCCTGAAAAATGATGACCGTCTGGCAGTAAGCCCTGAGCATGCCCATACCGGTGGCCAGAATGTCGAGGCGACCGAGGGCCTTGGCCTCATCGATCAGCAGCATCGGCTTGTGTGCCGGCGGCGGGCGGTCCTTGCTGCGCATCAGCGCGGCGACGGCACAGCCCATCATCACCCGCAGGAACGGCGTGAAGATATCGATCTTGTCGTCCGGCACCATCAGGTAGACGGACATCCCTTCCCGGCTGAGATCCTCCATCCGGAAGTCCGAGGCCTGGGTGATCCATCCCCCGACCCGGTCCTTGCTCCAGAACGCCATGCCCTTGGCCGTGTTGTTCAGCACCGACTGGGTTTCCGGGTGTTCCAGGCCGTTGAGCGTGATGCGGCCCTGCTCGGCAATCGAAGGAATCCGGCTGCTGGCCATCTCCTCGAACAGCCCGCGCAGGGTCTCGCCCTCGGCGGCGATCAACTCGCGCACTAATGAGAGCGTCTGCTGCTCCTCGGGGTACGCGTGCAGGACGTGGCGGATCACCGCCGTGAGGACGTTCTTGGCGCTGGTGTCCCAGTGCCCCTCCCGGCTTTCCGGGATGACCAGAAAGCTGGCCAGCTGCGCCGTGTCGGTGTCCTCGTGGAAGGTGCCCTTGCGGATCATGGAGAGCGGGTTGAAGAAGTCGCTCTCCTCGGGATGGATCGCGTCCAGGCGCCAGACCGGGCCCAGGGTTGAGCGATGCCGCTGCGTCACTGCGAAGTTTTCACCCTTCGGGTCAGTGACGATCACCGAACCCTTGTGGTCCAGGAGATTGGGCACGACCACGCCGACGCCCTTCCCCTTGCCCTGAGGAGCTACGCACAGCACCGCACCGTCGCCCTTGAAGCGGATGAACTGGCCGTAGGCCATGCCGACGATCAGCCCCTTGCTGCCGCCTAAGGCGTCGCCGCGCACCAGGTCATAGAAGCCGGCCCAGCGTGCCGACCCATGCGACGTCGGCCGTGACCGCAAGGCCTTCCGGCCCTGGCGGAACCCGTGCTTGAGCAGGAAAGCCAGCAGCCAAGCGGCCCACCTGAGCACGCGGAACACAACACGGACGAGCAGCCAAAGCACGCGCATAGCCTACTCCAAAGTGGGTTTAATCAGAAGCTAAGTGACTGTTGTTGCATCACAAATGTGCTCAGCGTCCGCGCCCCTGCGTCCGCGTCTGAATGCGGATTTCACGCTCGGGAGGGGGAAGACGGTGCTGCTGCGCCAGGTGGGCACGAGCGTTCCGCACATCGCCAAGCCGCTCACTGAGGTGCTTCAGGTCACGCAGGGCCTCTGGCAGTTCACCGACTGCCGCAGCGACCGCCCGGCGGCGCCAGCCCAGGAACCCCGTGCGGAACACACCGAACGTTAGCTCGCGGCGAAGGACTGTCTCCTCAAACACCGCAATCGCATGGACGAACCCGCGCCGGCGGCTCAGCTTACGGAACGCCTGCGCAGCCAGATGCGGGTAAACGAAAATCTCGCCCATCAGCCGCTGAGCACGGGCCTCCGCCAGGCCGATGCCGAGACGCAGATCACGCTCGAGGACATCGTAGTCATGCGGGATGCCACCAGGCGGGGCCGATGCGGTTTCAGCTGCGGACATGAATGATCTGCCCTATACTGTTGGGATGTTGAGTTTTATTTATGACCTATGGATTGTTTGGTTCAGCCGT
This sequence is a window from Methylorubrum sp. B1-46. Protein-coding genes within it:
- a CDS encoding DUF3768 domain-containing protein; this translates as MSRTTAIQRLNDALRSQLTGGRLMLTPGVSQLAPLDRLAVLNLMRDFSAFTPDNDPHGEHDFGSVEHKGTRYFWKIDYYDLQLAMHSPDPADPAVTVRVLTLMRADEY
- a CDS encoding TIR domain-containing protein, translated to MAKKRVFVSFDYDHDQFLKTAIVGQAKLADSPFELADWSIKEHLTGDWKAKARTRIRSVDIVIIMCGQHTHTAAGVNAEMKIAQEEGVTYFLLKGYADKTCTKPLSATSRDNLYAWTWDNLKKLIGGAR
- a CDS encoding caspase family protein; amino-acid sequence: MKKALVVGIDDYHSAPLQGCVNDASSVAQLLERNGDGSPNFSVRLLTSDKLEVNAQVLLQAITELFSGDADTALLFFAGHGIINPETNAGYIVSQDGRKPSWGVTLSDILHLANQAYPRVKSSVIILDSCQSGYAGEIQGLGSAANQPSVIGNGVTILTASHREGTAAEEDGHGLFTSILLDGLSGSSADVIGRITPASVYSHIDQTLGPWKQRPVYKANVQTFVTLRNVAPKIPHEVLRRLPEYFPDPAHVFQLDPSYEPDRENVPERVKHIPVDEDHKRIFKELQLCNRHGLIVPVDAEHMYYAAIDSKGCRLSALGAHYRKLAILGRI
- a CDS encoding toll/interleukin-1 receptor domain-containing protein; the protein is MKVFLSHQKADSETAGIIATRLKLYHQIDVYLDVVDPNASTTGDDLGEYLRQQLSICTQLMAVVSAATKTSWWVPWEIGVATEKDYPIATFAGGYTTLPEYLRKWPYLQSMSDVDAYAEASKMAQREFKNRRTYQTDSLARRSSTKDFYRVLRSSLRQ
- the parA gene encoding ParA family partition ATPase, coding for MIIGVLNQKGGVGKTTLATNLAAVIAKAGYRVLLVDADPQGSSMAWSSVREAEPLFPVISMAKPTLHRDLPEIAADYDVVIIDGAPRVNDLGRAAILASDVVLMPVQPSPYDVWASADTVQLVKEAQQFKENIKPVFVVNRKIVNTAIGRDVHNALSQFEFPILPVEICQRVGFAESASQGMSVIETDPKSDAAQEISQLAAQLVDMKAKPKTKKERKAA
- a CDS encoding replication initiator protein A; this translates as MSDPVRLDLMPLDAFGALGLHEKNAYLQALADTFCARTGRETLVLNKDALSRLRRFYSRRSLADLKVGPEPTDPIGIALKALGDAVKLNERQPDIVGALVSELPAPVMREAPDDDAQLAFFVPNIYDAPLKDDVNLMDVAPFSLGKAKREGVIRYELKDCIITIDGSASAGLATVFDYDIFLHMVSSLADEANRYRRALEKGLRIDVPARVYRPNAAHILKFCRRSNGGKQYKDLEAALDRLKGTSVKVVNLGNGNRREMISMSLIQDYRTVSRTTTGNVDQVEIEIPDWVYDGVVRQKGNPQILTLNADYFLISQGLGRYLYRLSKRAAGKTVARYGMTEIHKRSGSKQALPQFAHQVRKFVESTKIAPLPEYDLEIIPGKREDVLIMRARGTETLHAGAVVAPELPFD
- the mobQ gene encoding MobQ family relaxase, with the protein product MASFHFSAQVIGRAKGRSAIAAAAYRAGERLRDDQTGAEHDFTRRQGVVHTEIMLPDGAAPWLADRQNLWNHVHQIETRRDAQLAREINLALPHELPAEERLALLRNFIRTAFTDRGMVADFAIHAPTDNDPRNHHAHVMLTLRKATPTGLYRVKTREWNSDALLNTWRESWATWQNHYLARGQHEARVDHRTLAVQQADARNRGDRLAAASLDRPPEIHVGPRAQNAARRGAKPKSLPRTDLTARPQGGAWRSAKAGGNRQRDITYPQIDRGSRAAYNARRGALAAAAVSRHVETVRARTARLRLIEGRYLKALRATKEGLRDLPRERGGFRRSGDPAQRANRLALMLNRRAHLLRRLQLLRLLLGRTDTILSGLFQVQDRAFGRSRILTDRLLPRANASVRVNLRPGRSRDLLW
- a CDS encoding type IV secretory system conjugative DNA transfer family protein; protein product: MRVLWLLVRVVFRVLRWAAWLLAFLLKHGFRQGRKALRSRPTSHGSARWAGFYDLVRGDALGGSKGLIVGMAYGQFIRFKGDGAVLCVAPQGKGKGVGVVVPNLLDHKGSVIVTDPKGENFAVTQRHRSTLGPVWRLDAIHPEESDFFNPLSMIRKGTFHEDTDTAQLASFLVIPESREGHWDTSAKNVLTAVIRHVLHAYPEEQQTLSLVRELIAAEGETLRGLFEEMASSRIPSIAEQGRITLNGLEHPETQSVLNNTAKGMAFWSKDRVGGWITQASDFRMEDLSREGMSVYLMVPDDKIDIFTPFLRVMMGCAVAALMRSKDRPPPAHKPMLLIDEAKALGRLDILATGMGMLRAYCQTVIIFQDLGQLRALYGQETATTFIAGSGAQVMFGVSDTRTAREVAEGIGRQTVMSSSYGTAAGNLSLVRAQHQDGQSETGRDLLDAAEVRFMNPNQCIIMMPDQVGAPIKGTKVRYYKEWRWRGLYDAWRQAEGVVVTLPTSRWFGDDDDMPDAPTTAGPGYARAGGSRARSR